The Triticum aestivum cultivar Chinese Spring chromosome 7B, IWGSC CS RefSeq v2.1, whole genome shotgun sequence genome window below encodes:
- the LOC123159863 gene encoding ribosomal RNA small subunit methyltransferase: MAGGKIQKKRHGGGGGGGGARLQGGIPFEKSKGQHILRNPALVDSIIAKAGLKPTDTVLEIGPGTGNLTKRLLEAGVKAVVAVELDPRMVLELSRRFQGHPLSSRLKVIQGDVLKCDLPYFDICVANIPYQISSPLTFKLLSHRPIFRCAVIMFQREFAMRLVAQPGDTLYCRLSVNVQLLSRVSHLLKVGRNNFRPPPKVDSSVVRIEPRKPLPPVSFKEWDGLVRICFNRKNKTLGSLFKQKRVLELLEKNYKTMQSLQLAQESEMGEEKMSPDDVAVLANMVEDLSMEMSDEKEDDDMEMDDADVADGRASFREKIMGILQQGDFAEKRSSKLSQVDFLYLLSLFNKAGIHFS, translated from the exons ATGGCCGGCGGCAAGATCCAGAAGAAGCGAcacggcggaggtggcggcggcggcggcgcgcggctgcAGGGCGGGATCCCGTTCGAGAAGTCCAAGGGCCAGCACATCCTGCGGAACCCGGCGCTGGTGGACTCCATCATCGCCAAGGCCGGCCTCAAGCCGACCGACACCGTCCTCGAGATCGGGCCCGGAACGGGAAATCTCACCAAGCGGCTGCTCGAGGCCGGCGTCAAGGCCGTTGTCGCCGTCGAGCTCGACCCGCGGATGGTTCTCGAGCTGAGCCGCCGGTTCCAGGGGCACCCCCTCTCCTCACGCCTCAAG GTTATCCAAGGAGATGTTCTTAAATGTGATCTTCCGTACTTCGATATCTGCGTGGCAAACATCCCATACCAGATATCGTCCCCCCTTACATTCAAGCTTCTGTCACACCGTCCGATCTTCAGGTGTGCTGTGATCATGTTTCAACGTGAATTTGCCATGAGACTTGTAGCACAGCCTGGAGACACTCTGTACTGCCGTCTGTCAGTGAACGTGCAGCTCCTATCTCGCGTGTCACATCTGCTGAAGGTTGGGCGGAATAACTTCAGGCCTCCACCCAAGGTAGATTCTTCAGTTGTTCGCATCGAGCCAAGGAAACCCCTCCCTCCTGTCAGCTTCAAAGAGTGGGATGGACTTGTAAGGATTTGTTTCAATCGGAAAAACAAAACTCTGGGCTCCCTTTTCAAGCAGAAGCGCGTCCTTGAGTTGCTAGAGAAGAATTACAAGACAATGCAATCTCTCCAACTTGCCCAAGAATCTGAAATGGGCGAGgagaagatgtcacctgatgatgttgcgGTGCTAGCCAATATGGTCGAGGACCTGAGCATGGAGATGAGTGATGAGAAAGAGGACGACGACATGGAAATGGATGATGCTGACGTGGCAGATGGCCGTGCTAGCTTCAGAGAAAAGATTATGGGTATATTGCAGCAGGGTGATTTTGCAGAGAAGAGGTCTTCCAAGCTGAGCCAAGTTGATTTCCTCTACTTGCTGTCTCTGTTCAACAAAGCAGGTATACATTTTTCGTGA
- the LOC123161744 gene encoding uncharacterized protein — protein sequence MFGRRVERQRVINVLMQDGHPPPGAPTVLPIIGRRRVGKKTLVWSVCSDDRIRSRFPSILHVDGCEIQRIDRRRFATTVRTLIVVEVRSDVDDREWHEFLSLLQTVTGAGSKVVILSRLERLARFGTVNLVRINSFSREEYGYLFKVLAFGSSDPADHPRLALIGKELATMMEGSLVHLNVYSSVLRNNLNVQFWSRALKLYRTVMEANLSVFGDRPRALLDRGSTVDITRFSAAAAAATPLRFVLLIGGRGSSGPGELPRMTFGDIIAGSVVLPMKFELVWESRLPPYTVISGTCVAEEPRHSVSPTRKRRR from the coding sequence ATGTTCGGCCGCCGGGTCGAGAGGCAGCGAGTCATCAacgtattgatgcaggacggccACCCGCCACCCGGGGCTCCGACCGTGCTGCCCATCATCGGCCGTCGCAGAGTGGGCAAGAAGACGCTGGTGTGGAGCGTCTGCTCCGACGACCGGATCCGCTCTCGCTTCCCTTCCATCCTCCACGTCGACGGATGCGAGATTCAGAGGATCGACCGTCGCAGGTTTGCTACTACTGTGAGGACTTTgatcgtcgttgaggtccggtcGGACGTCGATGACAGGGAGTGGCACGAGTTCCTCTCGCTGCTCCAAACTGTCACCGGCGCAGGGAGCAAGGTGGTGATCCTAAGCCGGCTCGAGAGGCTAGCGAGGTTTGGAACCGTGAACCTCGTCCGGATCAACAGCTTCTCACGAGAGGAATACGGCTACCTTTTCAAGGTCCTCGCGTTCGGGAGCTCCGACCCGGCGGACCACCCGCGGCTGGCGCTGATAGGGAAGGAGCTAGCGACGATGATGGAGGGGTCCCTCGTGCACCTCAACGTCTACTCGAGCGTGCTGAGGAACAACCTGAACGTTCAGTTCTGGAGCCGCGCTCTGAAGCTGTACCGAACGGTGATGGAGGCTAACCTGTCCGTCTTCGGTGACCGCCCGAGGGCTCTTCTTGACAGAGGCAGCACCGTTGATATCACCAGgttctcggcggcggcggcggcggctaccccgCTTCGATTTGTGCTGCTGATCGGTGGAAGGGGCTCTTCCGGGCCAGGTGAGCTCCCCAGGATGACATTTGGAGATATAATAGCGGGCTCTGTTGTTCTGCCGATGAAGTTTGAGCTGGTGTGGGAATCTCGGTTGCCCCCTTACACTGTTATCTCCGGCACTTGTGTCGCAGAGGAGCCTCGACACTCGGTTTCACCCACAAGGAAACGTCGTAGATGA
- the LOC123158061 gene encoding uncharacterized protein: MALPQQCADRRPPPLGLRGLSRVAFQPRSPPPGGLPPLGLTGRSGAPSFSIGTAGFERLPPPTTLPRRRVGLTRPSRAPAPNEAGSSNWSASVGEAGTGSGRFVGFHLINGSGGISFGGGGGGVISFGSGGGGGSGISFGGGGSESLDFTFRTGAGANRSEGSSHGGSREGIGGNEGTIGYRGPGYNPNFSHADEYPPSQEAVQTQRQPIDLNVLSNKETRRQYRIDDRRHIYTEIIARNGTGNRLKHGVSKAVALACKCPRRIVQRVWQEAKKGGGITGVKNNRKLKSGRKKINFDIDALEAIPPGERTTLEQVAGHMNVSTSTVWRKLKMKEIRRITSELKPALTAANERARVEYALKHLEPCSLTSLGGIKPTFRADMDVVHIDEKWFYRTRKTQNMYLSHRENAPHRECKHKNHIQKIMFLSAMARPRYDAQGNCVFDGKIGVWAYTEMVQAQKKSQNRFALVFATTPTLC; this comes from the exons aTGGCGCTGCCGCAGCAATGTGCAgatcgccggcctcctcctcttggcCTCCGTGGGCTTTCTAGGGTTGCTTTCCAGCCGAGATCGCCGCCGCCCGGAGGTCTTCCTCCTCTTGGTCTCACCGGACGCTCTGGTGCTCCTTCCTTCTCCATCGGCACGGCAGGTTTTGAGCGTCTTCCTCCTCCTACAACTTTGCCTCGACGGCGCGTCGGCCTCACACGCCCATCTCGCGCTCCGGCACCTAACGAGGCCGGTTCCTCGAACTGGAGTGCCTCCGTCGGTGAGGCCGGTACAGGCAGCGGAAGGTTTGTGGGGTTTCACCTCATCAATGGCAGCGGCGGGATCTCgtttggcggtggcggtggcggcgtgaTCTCGTTTGgcagtggcggtggcggtggcagcggGATATCgtttggcggcggcggcagcgagtccCTGGACTTCACGTTCAGAACCGGCGCCGGTGCCAATCGGAGTGAAGGATCCTCCCATGGTGGAAGCAGAGAAG GTATTGGTGGAAATGAGGGTACCATTGGCTACCGAGGGCCTGGATACAACCCAAATTTTTCACATGCCGACGAATACCCTCCTAGTCAAGAGGCTGTTCAAACCCAAAGACAACCTATCGATTTGA ATGTtttgtcgaacaaggagacaagaagACAGTACCGTATCGATGATAGGCGTCACATATATACTGAGATCATTGCCCGTAATGGTACGGGTAATAGGTTGAAGCATGGAGTTTCTAAAGCTGTTGCACTAGCTTGTAAATGTCCTAGGAGGATAGTGCAAAGGGTATGGCAGGAGGCTAAAAAAGGTGGCGGCATTACTGGGGTAAAAAACAATCGGAAGCTCAAATCAGGAAGGAAGAAGATTAATTTTGACATAGATGCATTGGAGGCCATCCCACCTGGAGAGAGAACAACATTAGAACAAGTTGCTGGACATATGAACGTGTCAACTTCCACTGTTTGGCGGAA GTTGAAGATGAAGGAAATTAGACGAATAACGAGTGAATTGAAGCCTGCCTTGACTGCTGCAAATGAAAGGGCTCGTGTGGAGTATGCTCTAAAGCATCTTGAGCCATGTAGCCTAACGTCCCTAGGCGGTATCAAACCCACATTTAGGGCTGATATGGATGTGGTTCATATAGATGAGAAATGGTTTTATCGCACGCGGAAGACCCAGAACATGTATTTGAGCCATAGAGAGAATGCACCACACCGGGAATGTAAACATAAAAACCACATTCAAAAAATTATGTTCTTGTCCGCAATGGCTAGACCGAGGTATGATGCTCAAGGCAATTGTGTTTTTGATGGCAAGATTGGGGTTTGGGCTTACACAGAAATGGTGCAAGCTCAAAAGAAGAGTCAAAACAGGTTCGCACTTGTTTTTGCTACTACTCCTACTTTGTGC